From the genome of Nitrospinaceae bacterium:
AGAGGTACGATGGTGGGAAAAGACTCGTTTAGACCCTCTAATATACTCAAGAACCTGCTTATTCGTGCCGGGGTGAGCCCGTGATGCGCGCCTTCATTGGTCCCGGGTCTCGGGGCCGCAATGCTCGGCGCGCTGGGTAGCCTTACGCCGTACAGGCCGTATTTTGTTGTTTTTACGATTGTTGCGCTTGTTTGGACATATTTGCGCCATTACGGTTGGTGCGTGTCGAATTCGTGGGAAGAGGGTATTGGGGCCGTATTTGCCTGCCTTAGGCCATCGAGCGAAAAAGACGCCGGGCTCATCATCGCCTCGGTTTTCGTTCTCGCAATAATTATCGCTCCTCCCTGGAGTGTATTCCAGTATTTTGAGCCCGCTAACCCCTGCGCGGTCAGGATCCAACGACCAAAGGTGGCCCCTGCTGCGGGGTCTCATCGGCCTATTTCTCATTCAGTCTCAGCGGCTCAAAATCCCTGCGCGAAATAATTTTTGAATGAAATCCCCCTGTTTTTGTTCTAACTGCAACTTGGGTGCGTTTTCGCGCCCATAAATCCAAAAGACTTAGTTGACCCGGTGGCGGGCTCCAGGCTATAGCAGGTTCCCAGGAAACGGGTTTTAGTTGTTGTTTTTCTACTTACCAAGAAGTGCTACAGGAGACAAAAAAATGAGTGATAAAGAAGTAATCGTCTATTCGTCGAGCACCTGACCCCCCTGCAAAGCGGTGAGAGAGTTTCTCTCACATCATAACGTTGCGTTCGATGAGAAAATGGTAGACCAGGATGCTGCGGCCCTTGAGGCCTTCAAGCAAACTGGTTCGCGCGGCACCCCCACGATTATGGTTGGCGAGGAAATGATTATCGGTTTTGATCGCGGGCGGCTTGAACAGCTTCTGGACCTTAACTAGCCCGAGGTAAAACGATGTCGAATGACGAGCGTCATCTTCTCTGCCCAACCTGAGAGCAGAAGATACCCGTGCCGGGTGACACGGCGGAGGGCGGGCTTATCGATTGCCCCAACTGAGCGGGTATCATGCTCCGCCTCG
Proteins encoded in this window:
- a CDS encoding glutaredoxin family protein; translation: MREFLSHHNVAFDEKMVDQDAAALEAFKQTGSRGTPTIMVGEEMIIGFDRGRLEQLLDLN